Proteins encoded by one window of Mustela erminea isolate mMusErm1 chromosome 5, mMusErm1.Pri, whole genome shotgun sequence:
- the EIF5 gene encoding eukaryotic translation initiation factor 5: protein MSVNVNRSVSDQFYRYKMPRLIAKVEGKGNGIKTVIVNMVDVAKALNRPPTYPTKYFGCELGAQTQFDVKNDRYIVNGSHEANKLQDMLDGFIKKFVLCPECENPETELHVNPKKQTIGNSCKACGYRGMLDTHHKLCTFILKNPPENSDSGTGKKEKEKKNRKGKDKENGSVSSSETPPPPPPNEISPPPHAAEEEEDDDWGEDTTEEAQRRRMDEISDHAKVLTLTDDLERTVEERVNILFDFVKKKKEEGIIDSSDKEIVAEAERLDVKAMGPLVLTEVLFNEKIREQIKKYRRHFLRFCHNNKKAQRYLLHGLECVVAMHQAQLISKIPHILKEMYDADLLEEEVIISWSEKASKKYVSKDLAKEIRVKAEPFIKWLKEAEEESSGGEEDDEDENIEVVYSKTASVPKVEAVKSDNKDDDIDIDAI from the exons ATGTCTGTCAATGTCAACCGCAGTGTGTCAGACCAGTTCTATCGCTACAAGATGCCCCGTCTGATTGCCAAG gttgAGGGCAAAGGAAATGGTATCAAGACAGTTATAGTCAACATGGTTGACGTTGCAAAGGCGCTTAATCGGCCTCCAACGT atCCCACCAAATATTTTGGTTGTGAGCTGGGAGCACAGACCCAGTTTGATGTTAAGAATGACCGTTACATTGTCAATGGATCTCATGAGGCGAATAAGCTGCAAGACATGTTGGAtggattcattaaaaaatttgttCTCTGTCCTGAGTGTGAGAATCCTGAAACAGAGCTG CATGTCAATCCAAAGAAGCAAACAATAGGTAATTCTTGTAAAGCCTGTGGCTATCGAGGCATGCTTGACACACATCATAAACTCTGCACGTTCATTCTCAAAAACCCACCTG AGAATAGTGATAGCGgtacagggaagaaagaaaaggaaaagaaaaaccggAAGggcaaagacaaggaaaatggTTCTGTGTCCAGCAGTGagacgcccccacccccacccccaaatgagATCAGTCCTCCTCCGCACGCTGCG gaagaagaggaggatgaTGATTGGGGGGAGGATACAACTGAGGAAGCTCAAAGACGCAGAATGGATGAAATCAGTGATCATGCAAAAGTTCTGACACTCACTGATGATTTGGAAAGGACTGTTGAAGAGCGGGTCAATattctgtttgattttgttaAG aagaagaaagaagaaggtatCATTGACTCATCAGACAAAGAAATTGTTGCTGAAGCAGAAAGATTGGATGTGAAAGCCATGGGCCCTCTTGTTTTGACTGAAGTTCTTTTTAATGAGAAGATTAGAgaacaaattaagaaatacagGCGCCATTTCCTACGA ttttgtcacaacaacaaaaaagctcaACGGTACCTTCTTCACGGTTTGGAGTGTGTGGTAGCAATGCATCAAGCTCAGCTCATTTCCAAGATTCCCCATATCTTGAAGGAGATGTATGATGCAGATCTGTTGGAGGAAGAAGTCATCATCAGCTGGTCAGAAAAG GCCTCTAAGAAATATGTCTCAAAAGATCTTGCCAAAGAGATTCGTGTCAAAGCAGAACCGTTTATAAAATGGTTGAAGGAAGCGGAGGAGGAATCTTCTGGTGGTGAAGAAGATGATGAAGATGAGAATATTGAG GTGGTATATTCGAAGACTGCCAGTGTACCTAAAGTTGAAGCTGTGAAGTCTGACAACAAGGATGATGACATTGATATTGATGCCATTTAA